One region of Mycolicibacterium rhodesiae NBB3 genomic DNA includes:
- a CDS encoding CaiB/BaiF CoA-transferase family protein gives MSPAYDPPLLGARILDLASGPMTAVGRLFADLGAQVTVARLAGVARDDVVGPWVGAVPIQTAINRYGMAVLEVDDPTGSEFEELLAGADILIENTRPGSTAEAALSVRSIRERHPSLVILSISDFGRDNDYRGWQGTGPVFHALSSELSRSGIPGREPLVPPADLPYQVAAAQAAVLTTAVYLDRLRTGEGDLIDFSILDGAMQTLDPPFGSAGSASAGVAVSAQRRDFDAEQQRYPIIACKDGHVRICILAKRQWQGMFTWMGSPPQFADPSYDKLGKRFRSPQLLTAIERFCADKTRAELETQGQAHGVPTAAVLTLSEALNADHFAARGFFRDVDLAAGVVAPIPVGVSEIDGHRASALNASSAPDAARPSGAPLLASRPRRGEGLPLEGIRVLDLGVIVVGADTGRLFGDLGADVVKIEHSAHPDGLRIGKPTSMTQPFAAGHRNKRSIGIDMRTAQGRELAHRLVKRSDVVLTNFKPGVAEALGMDYATLRQINPGIVVIDSSAFGPTGPWANRLGYGPLVRAAVGFTNLWTYSDEPETFCDTVTVYPDHVAARIGALSAIALLLRRERTGAGGSASISQAEVMLSHLAADIAADALHHAGHSPADEPDHHAVSGLYPAAGEDKWIAITVRNDADRTALCDVVGASESGDQDAIRAWTMRHSHTEAMELLQAAGVPAGAVMHADELPAWGYYEQRRAFREELHPHADVPFVMENVQIHCGHVADPPLGQAPLLGEQTAEIAAELLGLDAAEIAELHERGVLETPAVS, from the coding sequence GTGTCACCCGCCTACGATCCGCCGCTGCTCGGCGCCCGGATTCTCGATCTCGCCTCCGGCCCGATGACCGCCGTCGGACGCCTGTTCGCCGATCTGGGCGCCCAGGTCACGGTCGCGCGGCTGGCCGGCGTCGCCCGCGACGACGTCGTCGGACCGTGGGTCGGCGCGGTGCCGATCCAGACCGCGATCAACCGCTACGGCATGGCCGTGCTCGAGGTCGACGACCCGACGGGTTCGGAGTTCGAGGAATTGCTCGCCGGCGCCGACATCCTCATCGAGAACACCCGACCGGGATCAACGGCCGAGGCGGCGTTGTCGGTGCGCAGCATCCGCGAGCGGCATCCGTCGCTGGTGATTCTTTCGATCAGCGATTTCGGCCGCGACAACGACTACCGCGGTTGGCAGGGCACCGGTCCGGTGTTTCACGCGCTGTCGAGCGAGCTGTCCAGGTCGGGGATCCCGGGCCGGGAACCGCTGGTGCCTCCGGCAGACCTGCCCTATCAGGTGGCCGCCGCGCAGGCCGCGGTGCTGACGACGGCCGTATATCTTGATCGGTTGCGAACCGGTGAAGGCGATCTGATCGACTTCTCGATTCTCGACGGTGCGATGCAGACCCTCGATCCGCCGTTCGGCTCTGCCGGAAGCGCCTCGGCCGGAGTCGCGGTGAGCGCGCAGCGGCGCGACTTCGACGCCGAACAACAGCGCTACCCGATCATCGCCTGCAAGGACGGCCACGTCCGGATCTGCATTCTGGCCAAGCGGCAGTGGCAGGGCATGTTCACGTGGATGGGCAGTCCGCCCCAGTTCGCCGACCCCTCCTACGACAAGCTCGGAAAGCGTTTCAGGTCACCGCAATTGCTGACGGCGATCGAACGCTTCTGCGCGGACAAGACGCGCGCGGAGCTGGAAACGCAGGGCCAGGCCCACGGCGTGCCGACCGCGGCGGTGCTGACGCTGTCCGAGGCGTTGAACGCCGACCACTTCGCTGCGCGCGGGTTCTTCCGCGATGTCGACCTCGCTGCGGGAGTGGTTGCCCCGATCCCGGTGGGGGTCAGTGAGATCGACGGCCACCGCGCAAGCGCACTCAACGCGTCTAGCGCACCGGACGCCGCTCGGCCCAGCGGCGCACCGCTGTTGGCGAGTCGTCCCCGTCGCGGCGAGGGCCTTCCGCTGGAAGGCATCCGTGTGCTGGATCTGGGCGTCATCGTCGTCGGCGCCGACACCGGCAGGCTCTTCGGCGACCTGGGCGCCGACGTCGTCAAGATCGAACACTCAGCACATCCCGACGGCTTGCGGATCGGCAAGCCGACGTCGATGACCCAGCCGTTCGCCGCGGGCCACCGCAACAAACGCTCGATCGGCATCGACATGCGCACGGCGCAGGGACGCGAGCTCGCCCACCGGCTGGTGAAGCGCTCCGACGTCGTGCTGACCAACTTCAAGCCCGGCGTGGCCGAGGCACTCGGAATGGACTACGCCACACTCCGACAGATCAACCCCGGGATCGTCGTCATCGACAGTTCGGCGTTCGGCCCGACCGGGCCGTGGGCCAACCGGCTCGGGTACGGACCGCTGGTCCGCGCCGCCGTCGGATTCACGAACCTGTGGACCTACTCCGATGAGCCCGAGACATTCTGCGACACCGTCACCGTCTACCCGGACCACGTCGCGGCCCGGATCGGCGCGCTGTCCGCGATCGCCCTGCTGTTGCGGCGCGAACGCACCGGTGCAGGCGGGTCGGCCAGCATCTCGCAGGCAGAGGTCATGCTCAGCCACCTCGCGGCCGATATCGCCGCCGATGCGCTGCACCACGCCGGCCACTCCCCTGCCGACGAGCCGGATCACCACGCCGTCTCGGGTCTCTATCCGGCTGCCGGCGAGGACAAGTGGATCGCGATCACCGTGCGCAACGACGCCGATCGGACGGCGCTGTGCGACGTGGTGGGTGCATCGGAATCGGGCGATCAGGACGCGATCCGTGCCTGGACGATGCGGCACTCCCACACCGAGGCGATGGAGCTTCTACAGGCCGCGGGCGTACCCGCGGGCGCAGTCATGCACGCCGACGAGCTCCCCGCGTGGGGGTACTACGAGCAGCGGCGCGCGTTCCGGGAAGAGTTGCATCCGCACGCGGACGTCCCTTTCGTGATGGAGAACGTGCAGATCCACTGCGGCCACGTGGCGGATCCGCCGCTGGGACAGGCGCCGCTGCTTGGCGAGCAGACCGCCGAGATCGCCGCCGAGCTGCTCGGCCTCGACGCCGCGGAGATCGCAGAGCTGCACGAACGCGGCGTCCTGGAGACGCCCGCAGTCTCGTAG
- a CDS encoding LysR family transcriptional regulator, whose protein sequence is MDIDFTRLRYFVAVADELHFKRAANKLMITPPPLSKQIKLLERELGGPLFERGYHDVRLTPLGQRLLGPAREILRQVEDFKALAAHGDQGRAPIRVSATAYAPSDLTAALEAVLAEMAVHTEFSVPGSAAEVTAKLIAGHAELGLIHLPASDKRLRYRVVAQYQGAIAVRFDDPLAARDLVAIEELRDRDVVIDVARPNPVVLAGLTRSLNRKGIHRIVRTTNQRGGEVEMATQVFNRHLVAVVSYAPDSFIGKMFSPPEFKLIPLDESTWAPVDIALAWVPERLGTRSAEVESAAERIAEGLGPVRRGA, encoded by the coding sequence ATGGACATCGACTTCACCAGGCTCAGGTACTTCGTGGCTGTCGCAGACGAGCTGCACTTCAAGCGGGCCGCAAACAAGTTGATGATCACGCCGCCGCCGCTCAGCAAGCAGATCAAACTGCTGGAAAGAGAACTCGGCGGACCGCTGTTCGAGCGGGGCTATCACGACGTGCGGTTGACGCCGCTCGGCCAACGACTGCTCGGTCCGGCGCGCGAGATCCTCCGGCAGGTCGAGGACTTCAAGGCCCTCGCCGCGCACGGCGACCAGGGCCGGGCCCCGATCCGGGTGAGCGCCACGGCCTATGCCCCTTCGGACCTGACCGCCGCGCTCGAGGCGGTGCTCGCGGAGATGGCCGTCCACACCGAGTTCAGCGTGCCGGGGTCGGCGGCCGAAGTCACCGCCAAGCTGATCGCCGGCCACGCCGAACTGGGCTTGATCCACCTGCCCGCCAGTGACAAGCGTTTGCGTTACCGGGTCGTCGCCCAATACCAGGGCGCAATCGCGGTCCGGTTCGACGACCCGTTGGCCGCCAGGGATCTCGTGGCGATCGAGGAGTTGCGTGACCGCGATGTCGTCATCGACGTCGCACGCCCCAACCCCGTGGTGTTGGCCGGGCTGACGCGCAGTCTGAACCGCAAGGGCATCCATCGCATCGTCCGCACGACGAACCAGCGGGGCGGCGAGGTCGAGATGGCCACCCAGGTGTTCAACCGGCACCTCGTCGCAGTGGTCAGCTACGCGCCTGATTCGTTCATCGGCAAGATGTTCTCACCGCCCGAGTTCAAGCTGATACCGCTCGATGAAAGCACCTGGGCACCAGTGGATATCGCACTCGCCTGGGTACCCGAGCGGCTCGGGACCAGGTCCGCGGAGGTCGAGTCCGCCGCCGAACGAATCGCTGAGGGGCTGGGGCCGGTGCGCCGCGGCGCGTGA
- a CDS encoding DEAD/DEAH box helicase, producing the protein MTLPPTHPAATPPRLLPAMGSDPDELFASFAVWAEAQGTTLYPAQEEALIELVSGANVVLATPTGSGKSLVATGALYAAMSAARRSYYTAPIKALVSEKFFALCDVFGAANVGMLTGDAAVNGNAPIIACTAEVLANIALREGADADIGLVVMDEFHFYGDPDRGWAWQVPLLELPKAQFLLMSATLGDVTFLRDDLIRRTGRPTALVAHAERPVPLHHYYATTPMHETIADLLETRQAPVYVVHFTQASALERAQALMSVNVCTKEEKKAIADLIGAFRFSSAFGATLSRLVRHGIGVHHAGMLPKYRRLVEQLAQAGLLKVICGTDTLGVGINVPIRTVVFSALSKYDGTRTRLLSAREFHQIAGRAGRAGYDTAGTVVVQAPDHEVENLKQFAKVADDPKKRRKLVRRKVPEGMVPWSEKTMTKLIDAAPEPLTSNMRVSTAMILDVVDRPGDPFAAMRRLLTDNHEPRKRQLQHVREAVGIARSLLQAGVVERLDEPEADGRRYRLTVDLPRDFALNQPLSTFALAAVEVLDSSSETYALDVVSVIEATLEDPRQILAAQLKKARGEAIAAMKAEGIEYDERMELLDDVSYPRPLDELLQHTFEVYLQSNPWAADGQLAPKSVVREMWERAFTFREYVSVYGLTRSEGAVLRYLSDAFKALRSGVPAAARTEELTDIVEWLGELVRQVDSSLLDEWEQLTSPDQPIDTPVSVPARPRPLTGNERAFTAMVRNALFRRVELFARRRWYDLGELDAGSGWSANRWENVGDDYFAEHAEVFTGADARGPMLVIIHREPGVWRVRQILDDPAGDHDWGFAAEVDLEASDEEGAAVLRIVDAGRLD; encoded by the coding sequence ATGACTCTCCCGCCGACCCACCCCGCTGCCACCCCGCCGAGGTTGCTGCCCGCCATGGGTAGCGATCCCGATGAGTTGTTCGCCTCATTCGCCGTGTGGGCCGAGGCGCAGGGCACGACGCTGTACCCGGCGCAGGAAGAGGCGCTGATCGAGTTGGTCAGCGGTGCGAACGTCGTATTGGCGACGCCGACCGGCTCGGGTAAGTCGCTGGTGGCCACGGGCGCGCTGTACGCGGCGATGTCCGCGGCACGGCGCAGCTACTACACCGCTCCGATCAAGGCGTTGGTGAGCGAGAAGTTCTTCGCCTTGTGCGACGTGTTCGGTGCGGCCAACGTCGGCATGCTCACCGGCGACGCCGCGGTCAACGGAAATGCGCCGATCATCGCGTGTACCGCGGAGGTGTTGGCCAACATCGCGCTACGCGAGGGAGCCGACGCCGACATCGGTCTGGTGGTGATGGACGAGTTCCACTTCTACGGCGACCCCGACCGCGGCTGGGCGTGGCAGGTTCCCCTGCTGGAACTGCCGAAAGCCCAATTCCTCTTGATGTCAGCAACTCTCGGCGACGTCACGTTCCTGCGTGACGACCTGATACGGCGCACCGGTAGACCGACGGCACTGGTCGCCCATGCCGAACGCCCGGTTCCGCTGCATCACTACTATGCCACCACTCCGATGCACGAGACGATCGCCGATCTGTTGGAGACGAGGCAGGCGCCGGTGTACGTCGTCCACTTCACGCAGGCCTCGGCACTGGAGCGAGCGCAGGCGCTGATGAGCGTCAACGTGTGCACCAAGGAAGAGAAGAAGGCGATCGCGGACCTGATCGGCGCATTCCGGTTCTCCTCGGCGTTCGGGGCGACGCTGTCGCGGTTGGTTCGCCATGGCATCGGCGTTCATCACGCCGGGATGCTGCCGAAGTACCGGCGGCTGGTGGAACAGCTCGCGCAGGCCGGCCTGCTGAAGGTCATCTGCGGTACCGACACCCTCGGCGTCGGCATCAACGTGCCGATCCGGACCGTCGTGTTCTCGGCGCTGTCGAAATACGACGGCACCCGCACGCGTCTGCTCAGCGCCCGCGAGTTCCACCAGATCGCCGGACGCGCCGGGCGCGCCGGTTACGACACCGCGGGCACCGTCGTGGTGCAGGCGCCCGACCATGAGGTGGAGAATCTCAAGCAGTTCGCCAAAGTCGCCGATGACCCGAAGAAGCGCCGAAAGCTGGTGCGCCGCAAGGTTCCCGAAGGCATGGTGCCATGGAGCGAGAAGACGATGACCAAGTTGATCGACGCCGCCCCGGAGCCGTTGACCAGTAACATGCGGGTGTCGACCGCGATGATTCTCGACGTCGTCGACCGGCCGGGAGACCCGTTCGCAGCGATGCGGCGGCTGCTGACCGACAATCACGAGCCGCGCAAGCGACAGCTGCAGCACGTCCGGGAGGCGGTCGGCATCGCGCGCTCGCTGCTGCAGGCGGGTGTGGTGGAGCGGCTCGATGAGCCGGAGGCCGACGGGCGTCGTTACCGGCTTACCGTCGATCTGCCGCGCGACTTCGCGCTGAACCAGCCGTTGTCGACGTTCGCGTTGGCCGCGGTAGAGGTGCTGGACTCGTCGTCGGAAACCTACGCGTTGGATGTCGTTTCGGTCATCGAGGCCACGCTGGAGGATCCGCGTCAGATCCTGGCCGCGCAGCTGAAGAAGGCCCGTGGCGAGGCCATTGCGGCGATGAAGGCCGAGGGCATCGAGTACGACGAGCGGATGGAACTGCTCGACGACGTCAGTTATCCGCGGCCACTGGACGAGCTGCTGCAGCACACCTTCGAGGTGTATCTACAGAGCAACCCGTGGGCCGCCGACGGCCAGCTGGCGCCGAAATCGGTCGTGCGCGAGATGTGGGAGCGAGCGTTCACCTTTCGCGAGTACGTAAGCGTCTACGGGCTGACCCGGTCGGAGGGCGCCGTACTGCGATACCTCTCGGACGCCTTCAAGGCGCTGCGGTCCGGAGTGCCTGCCGCAGCGCGGACCGAAGAGCTCACCGACATCGTCGAGTGGCTGGGTGAGCTGGTGCGACAGGTCGATTCGAGCCTTCTCGATGAGTGGGAACAACTCACCAGCCCAGACCAACCGATAGATACGCCCGTTTCGGTACCTGCCCGCCCACGTCCGCTGACCGGAAACGAGCGGGCTTTCACCGCGATGGTCCGCAACGCGCTGTTCCGGCGGGTCGAGCTGTTCGCTCGGCGGCGCTGGTACGACCTCGGCGAACTCGACGCCGGTTCGGGGTGGTCGGCCAATCGCTGGGAGAACGTCGGCGACGACTACTTCGCCGAGCACGCCGAGGTCTTCACCGGCGCTGATGCCCGCGGCCCGATGCTGGTGATCATCCACCGTGAGCCTGGAGTGTGGCGGGTGCGGCAGATTCTGGACGACCCTGCGGGCGACCATGATTGGGGCTTTGCGGCAGAAGTGGATCTGGAGGCGTCCGACGAAGAGGGCGCTGCGGTGTTGCGCATCGTCGACGCGGGACGGCTCGACTAG
- a CDS encoding alpha/beta fold hydrolase: MTTFALVHGAWHDAWCWDRVGPLLQQAGHDVVAPNMPSDDGSADFDAYADAVCGALQGRDDDVVVVAHSLAGTTGALVPHRRPVRHLVYLCAAVPEGGLSLIDQWQDQPDMVHPAFGDGWLQGLTAPDDQMRTAWVDHGFAAEVFYADCDEATAEAALAHLRLQSGYPWTLPCSMTEHPSVSCTSVVCSEDLVVNPAWSRRMADRIGAEIVELPGSHSPMLSRPSALADVLLRVVAGN; the protein is encoded by the coding sequence GTGACGACGTTCGCGCTGGTGCACGGAGCATGGCACGACGCGTGGTGCTGGGACCGGGTGGGGCCGCTGTTGCAGCAGGCGGGCCATGACGTGGTCGCGCCGAACATGCCGAGCGACGACGGGTCGGCGGACTTCGATGCGTACGCCGACGCGGTGTGCGGCGCACTGCAGGGCCGCGACGACGACGTGGTGGTGGTCGCCCACTCGCTGGCGGGTACCACCGGCGCGCTGGTCCCGCACCGTCGTCCGGTGCGGCATCTGGTCTATCTGTGCGCGGCGGTTCCGGAGGGCGGCCTCAGCCTGATCGATCAATGGCAGGACCAACCCGACATGGTGCATCCGGCGTTCGGCGACGGGTGGCTACAAGGATTGACCGCACCCGACGACCAGATGCGCACGGCATGGGTGGATCACGGTTTCGCGGCAGAGGTGTTCTACGCCGACTGCGACGAGGCCACCGCCGAAGCAGCACTTGCCCATCTTCGATTGCAGTCGGGCTACCCGTGGACCTTGCCGTGCTCGATGACCGAGCACCCTTCGGTCAGTTGTACGTCCGTGGTGTGCAGCGAGGATCTGGTCGTCAACCCCGCCTGGTCACGGCGGATGGCTGACCGCATCGGCGCAGAGATCGTCGAGCTTCCGGGTAGTCATTCGCCGATGCTGTCCCGACCGTCAGCGTTGGCCGATGTGCTGCTGCGCGTCGTCGCGGGCAACTAG
- a CDS encoding HNH endonuclease signature motif containing protein: MSSTAASLVAEMLPKDRLEVLFDELGVLMGQRNAIDSRIVEIVAEMDRDNLVGMTGARSIAALVAWKTGSSITNANTIAAIAHRLPEFPRCAAGMREGRLSLDQVGIIAKKAGHGSDEHYAALAESATVDQLNTALKLEPRPKPEPAPWAEPQRSITKTTAEQCVRYRMTLTHDEAATFDAALASHQDALISEWKRDHDTGERPSDQAPPLPSMPDAFMSLVKTGWDAEVTRRPHGQHTTVVVHLDVKDRIASLHLGPLLTAAERQYLSCDATCEVWFERSGQVIGAGRTTRTINRRLRRALEHRHPTCAVPGCGATRGLHAHHIQHWEDGGTTELDNLVLVCPYHHRLHHRGGITITGPAPNITVTDSDGRQLHSSSLARPPNRPPPDVAPYRGPTGERADWWWYTPFEPPPPQTN, translated from the coding sequence ATGTCGTCGACCGCTGCCTCTCTCGTCGCTGAGATGCTGCCGAAAGACCGGCTCGAGGTGTTGTTCGACGAGTTGGGTGTGCTGATGGGGCAGCGCAACGCCATCGACTCACGCATCGTGGAGATCGTCGCCGAGATGGACCGCGACAATCTGGTGGGTATGACGGGGGCGCGGTCGATCGCCGCGCTGGTGGCCTGGAAGACGGGCTCATCGATAACCAACGCGAACACCATTGCGGCCATCGCGCACCGGCTGCCAGAGTTTCCGCGATGCGCGGCGGGGATGCGTGAGGGCCGACTGTCGCTGGATCAAGTGGGCATCATCGCGAAGAAGGCCGGCCACGGATCCGATGAGCACTACGCGGCCTTGGCCGAATCCGCCACCGTCGATCAGCTGAACACCGCGCTGAAACTCGAACCACGCCCCAAGCCCGAACCCGCCCCGTGGGCCGAACCGCAGCGCTCGATCACCAAGACCACCGCCGAGCAATGCGTGCGTTATCGCATGACCCTGACCCACGACGAGGCCGCCACGTTCGACGCCGCGCTGGCCTCTCATCAGGACGCGTTGATCAGCGAGTGGAAACGCGACCACGACACCGGCGAGCGGCCATCGGATCAGGCCCCGCCGCTGCCGAGCATGCCCGATGCGTTCATGAGTCTGGTCAAGACGGGTTGGGATGCCGAGGTCACTCGCCGCCCCCACGGACAGCACACCACCGTCGTGGTGCACCTCGACGTCAAAGATCGCATCGCCTCGCTGCATCTGGGTCCGCTGCTCACCGCGGCCGAACGGCAATATCTTTCCTGCGATGCCACGTGCGAGGTGTGGTTCGAGCGCAGCGGGCAGGTGATCGGTGCGGGACGGACCACGCGCACGATCAATCGCCGGCTGCGTCGTGCGCTCGAACACCGCCACCCCACCTGCGCTGTCCCCGGCTGTGGGGCCACCCGCGGTCTGCACGCCCACCACATCCAGCACTGGGAAGACGGCGGCACCACCGAACTGGACAACCTCGTGCTGGTCTGCCCGTACCACCACCGCCTGCATCACCGCGGCGGCATCACCATCACCGGACCCGCACCCAACATCACCGTCACCGACAGTGACGGACGCCAACTCCACTCCAGTTCGCTGGCGCGACCACCCAATCGACCCCCACCCGACGTCGCGCCCTACCGCGGACCCACGGGCGAACGCGCCGACTGGTGGTGGTACACCCCCTTCGAACCCCCACCACCGCAGACCAATTAG
- a CDS encoding MFS transporter produces the protein MSEPTSIPAVSGPTRAPTSTRRAVLNTIKGSAGNLVEWYDVYVYTVFASYFEAQFFDKADTNSTVYIYAIFAVTFLMRPVGSWFFGRFADRRGRKAALMFSITVMSTCSFVVAVMPTRESIGYWAAVVLILARLVQGFATGGEYGTSATYMSEAATANRRGFLSSFQYVTLVGGHVLAQFTLLIALHFLDDDAMHEWGWRIGFFIGGVAALVVLWIRRSMDESLSESHLEAIREGKDTGAGSLKTLFTTYWRPLLLVFLITAGGTVAFYTYSVNAPAIVKSTFGSDRALTATWVNLLGLIFLMLLQPLGGLLSDRVGRKPLLVFFGIAGVIYTYVLLTFLPKTTSAVMAFLILAVGYIIITGYTSVNAIVKAELFPAEIRALGVGLGYALANSAFGGTAPMLYQASKPDHVTLFIVYVTVIIGVSLLVYIFGLKNKAETVLDREQGSAWTLPVVTGSAK, from the coding sequence ATGAGTGAACCGACGTCGATACCTGCCGTTTCCGGTCCGACACGGGCGCCGACGAGCACCCGCCGCGCGGTGCTCAACACCATCAAGGGCTCGGCGGGCAACCTCGTCGAGTGGTACGACGTGTACGTCTACACGGTCTTCGCGTCGTACTTCGAAGCCCAGTTCTTCGACAAGGCGGACACCAACTCGACCGTGTACATCTACGCGATCTTCGCGGTCACGTTCCTGATGCGACCGGTGGGATCCTGGTTCTTCGGCCGCTTCGCCGACCGCCGCGGCCGCAAGGCCGCCCTGATGTTCAGCATCACCGTGATGTCGACGTGCTCGTTCGTCGTGGCGGTCATGCCGACCCGGGAATCGATCGGTTACTGGGCGGCGGTGGTCCTGATTCTCGCCCGGCTGGTGCAGGGGTTCGCCACCGGCGGCGAGTACGGCACGTCCGCGACGTACATGTCCGAGGCGGCGACGGCGAACCGGCGCGGCTTCCTGTCCTCGTTCCAGTACGTCACCCTCGTCGGCGGCCACGTGCTGGCGCAGTTCACCTTGCTCATCGCGCTGCACTTCCTCGACGACGACGCGATGCACGAATGGGGATGGCGGATCGGATTCTTCATCGGTGGTGTCGCCGCACTGGTGGTGTTGTGGATCCGCCGCTCGATGGACGAGTCGCTCAGCGAGTCGCATCTCGAGGCCATCCGAGAGGGCAAGGACACCGGCGCCGGCTCACTGAAGACGTTGTTCACGACCTACTGGCGACCGCTGCTGCTCGTCTTCCTCATCACGGCGGGCGGCACGGTGGCGTTCTACACGTACAGCGTCAACGCTCCCGCAATCGTCAAGTCCACCTTCGGTTCCGACCGCGCACTGACAGCCACGTGGGTCAACCTGCTGGGGCTGATCTTCCTGATGCTGCTTCAGCCGCTGGGCGGCCTGCTCAGTGACCGGGTCGGGCGAAAGCCGCTGCTGGTCTTCTTCGGGATTGCCGGCGTCATCTACACCTACGTCCTGCTGACATTCCTGCCGAAGACGACGTCGGCGGTGATGGCATTCCTCATCCTGGCCGTCGGCTACATCATCATCACCGGGTACACATCGGTGAACGCCATCGTCAAGGCGGAGCTGTTCCCCGCTGAAATCCGTGCGCTGGGAGTCGGTTTGGGCTATGCGCTGGCGAACTCCGCGTTCGGGGGAACGGCCCCGATGCTGTACCAGGCGTCCAAGCCCGATCACGTCACCCTGTTCATCGTCTACGTCACGGTGATCATCGGCGTGAGCCTGCTGGTCTACATCTTCGGGCTGAAGAACAAGGCGGAGACCGTGCTGGATCGAGAGCAGGGCAGCGCCTGGACGCTGCCCGTGGTGACAGGGAGTGCGAAATGA
- a CDS encoding glycoside hydrolase family 16 protein, whose translation MNRRRAMQIAGLGALAATMSVPVANAQPSDTDYRFEDDFDGPAGSAPDFSKWEPAYERESMEDPTFWELPGNVGQYRDSRENLFLDGNSNLVLRAAKDGDTYYSGKLFGKYRGGINTTWEARVKFDCLTPGCWPAWYLANNDPAHGGEVDIIEWYGNGSWAPGTTVHANLNGGEHVSHTIAPDSAWHRWRAQWTDAGISFWLDHTEGASPYFTVTPDSLPNYQFNNPGFTLFPILGLAVAGSGGGDPSGGSYPAEMLVDWVRVW comes from the coding sequence ATGAATCGTCGCCGCGCCATGCAGATCGCCGGTCTCGGCGCACTGGCGGCCACCATGTCCGTCCCCGTTGCGAACGCCCAGCCCTCAGACACCGACTACCGGTTCGAGGACGACTTCGACGGACCGGCCGGCTCGGCCCCCGACTTCTCCAAGTGGGAGCCCGCCTACGAGCGCGAATCCATGGAGGATCCGACGTTCTGGGAGCTACCAGGCAACGTCGGCCAGTACCGCGACAGCCGGGAGAATCTCTTCCTCGACGGGAATTCCAACCTGGTGCTCCGTGCCGCCAAGGACGGCGACACCTACTACAGCGGCAAACTCTTCGGCAAGTACCGCGGCGGCATCAACACCACCTGGGAAGCGCGGGTCAAGTTCGACTGCCTGACGCCGGGATGCTGGCCCGCCTGGTACCTGGCCAACAACGATCCCGCCCACGGTGGTGAAGTCGACATCATCGAGTGGTACGGCAACGGCAGCTGGGCTCCCGGAACGACCGTCCACGCCAATCTCAACGGCGGTGAGCACGTCAGCCACACCATCGCACCGGACAGTGCCTGGCACAGGTGGCGCGCACAGTGGACGGACGCGGGCATCAGCTTCTGGCTGGACCACACCGAGGGTGCGTCACCGTACTTCACCGTCACGCCCGACAGCCTGCCCAATTACCAGTTCAACAACCCCGGCTTCACGCTGTTTCCAATCTTGGGTCTCGCGGTCGCCGGTTCGGGCGGCGGCGATCCCAGCGGTGGCAGCTACCCGGCGGAGATGCTGGTCGACTGGGTGCGTGTCTGGTAG
- a CDS encoding helix-turn-helix domain-containing protein gives MIPRFAIGEGYAVYRGPTTTGTLHRHAAFQIVVGQPDAVGVADAAGITHRAVALVVPPMHPHCLQATPDVLAFFVEPHCAFADRLRRHYGDGITAAPELRGLSEDDVRPVGRRGSDQLDPRLMQALNTLADSDIALPAVAAHVGLSPQRLRALAREQLGMPLARWRVWTRLRHAAEVLQSGQTLADAATAAGFADQAHFSRQMREMMGLTPAALLPIVRSQSLRAT, from the coding sequence GTGATCCCTCGCTTCGCCATCGGCGAGGGATACGCGGTGTATCGCGGTCCGACGACGACCGGAACCCTGCATCGGCATGCCGCCTTTCAGATCGTGGTGGGCCAGCCGGATGCGGTGGGCGTGGCGGACGCGGCAGGTATCACCCACCGAGCAGTCGCGCTCGTCGTGCCGCCGATGCATCCGCACTGCCTGCAGGCGACGCCTGACGTGCTGGCCTTCTTCGTCGAACCGCACTGCGCATTCGCGGACCGCCTGCGCAGGCACTACGGAGACGGCATCACCGCAGCCCCGGAATTGCGCGGCCTGAGCGAGGACGACGTCCGGCCGGTGGGCAGGCGCGGGTCCGACCAGCTTGACCCGCGGCTGATGCAGGCACTGAATACGTTGGCGGACAGCGATATTGCGTTGCCGGCTGTCGCCGCGCACGTCGGACTTTCGCCGCAGCGCCTACGTGCGTTGGCACGCGAGCAACTGGGGATGCCGCTGGCGCGCTGGCGGGTGTGGACGCGCCTGCGGCACGCCGCTGAGGTTCTGCAGAGTGGTCAGACGTTGGCCGACGCGGCCACGGCGGCGGGCTTCGCCGATCAGGCCCACTTCTCGCGCCAAATGCGGGAGATGATGGGCCTCACCCCCGCAGCGCTGCTGCCGATCGTGCGCAGTCAGTCCTTGCGCGCGACATAG